In Solobacterium moorei, a single genomic region encodes these proteins:
- a CDS encoding RsmB/NOP family class I SAM-dependent RNA methyltransferase, translating to MNELFLERMREMLTGEYPTYLEKLNDSARKGIRINTLKITPDDFFACTNYELEKSPFAKNGYYANIKSGVGFTPEHMSGFFYIQEPSASSAVTILEPKPGMKVLDMCAAPGSKSTQISELLHQCGLLVANEIHPTRARVLLENVERCGSANTIVLNNDPKDISKAFPEFFDMVLCDAPCSGEGMFRKEDQAVEQWSLENVQACAVRQIAILNEAYKCLKPGGIMVYSTCTFAMEENELCIQKFIQEHLDMHLVPINVEFGRKAFDLGNHTDYARRIFPMDGGEGHFIAKLKKDGNHTESTKKVMQSQPLPKEAKEFFETSFVKQYPYYFAKNDKVYGGTQPFYEVGKCHLLRHQVFLGEMEKNRFTPSHALFMSAYTKFKNTIDLQEEDVLHYMRGEQLNISCKKGWYAVCYHGVVIGGAKSDGTALKNKYPKNLRLR from the coding sequence ATGAATGAGTTATTTTTAGAACGAATGAGAGAGATGTTGACGGGTGAATATCCTACATATCTTGAAAAATTAAATGATTCAGCAAGAAAGGGAATTCGTATTAATACCCTAAAGATTACGCCAGATGATTTTTTTGCGTGTACGAATTATGAATTAGAAAAAAGTCCATTCGCAAAGAATGGATATTACGCAAATATCAAAAGTGGTGTTGGTTTTACGCCTGAACATATGTCTGGTTTCTTCTATATCCAAGAACCTAGTGCAAGTTCTGCAGTTACAATTTTAGAGCCTAAGCCAGGCATGAAAGTCTTAGATATGTGTGCAGCACCAGGCTCAAAATCAACACAGATTTCTGAACTTCTTCATCAGTGCGGTTTACTTGTGGCTAATGAGATTCATCCTACACGTGCACGTGTACTTTTAGAGAATGTAGAACGTTGTGGTAGTGCAAATACGATTGTTTTAAATAATGATCCAAAAGATATTTCAAAGGCATTTCCGGAATTTTTCGATATGGTTCTCTGTGATGCACCTTGTTCGGGTGAAGGAATGTTTCGTAAGGAAGATCAAGCGGTAGAACAATGGAGCTTAGAGAATGTACAAGCATGTGCTGTACGTCAAATCGCGATTTTAAACGAGGCATATAAGTGCTTAAAACCAGGTGGAATCATGGTATATAGTACTTGTACTTTTGCGATGGAAGAAAATGAATTGTGTATACAAAAGTTTATACAGGAACATCTTGATATGCACTTGGTACCTATTAATGTTGAGTTTGGTAGAAAAGCATTTGATCTTGGAAATCATACCGATTACGCAAGAAGAATATTTCCAATGGATGGTGGCGAAGGTCACTTTATTGCCAAGCTTAAAAAAGATGGTAATCATACAGAATCAACAAAAAAGGTAATGCAATCACAACCATTACCAAAGGAAGCTAAAGAGTTTTTTGAAACATCCTTTGTAAAACAATACCCATATTATTTTGCGAAGAATGATAAAGTATATGGTGGTACACAGCCATTCTATGAAGTTGGTAAATGTCATTTACTGCGGCATCAGGTTTTTCTTGGTGAAATGGAAAAGAATCGTTTTACACCAAGTCATGCTCTATTTATGTCTGCCTATACTAAGTTTAAAAATACCATTGATTTACAGGAAGAAGATGTTCTTCACTACATGCGAGGGGAACAATTAAATATTTCTTGCAAGAAGGGGTGGTATGCAGTGTGCTATCATGGTGTTGTGATAGGTGGTGCCAAAAGTGATGGTACTGCATTAAAGAATAAATACCCCAAAAATTTACGTTTACGATGA
- a CDS encoding Asp23/Gls24 family envelope stress response protein: MAQDYVVLNEKNENGLIAINKTVFKSIAEISIDDIENAIRVPQARFTKPLTVKVDDNQLHITADIKVKYGANVAATCELVQNKIYENIVFMTGFKPADVTVNVIDFEI, encoded by the coding sequence ATGGCACAAGATTATGTTGTTTTAAATGAAAAGAACGAAAATGGCTTAATAGCTATTAACAAGACGGTATTTAAGTCAATTGCAGAAATCAGTATTGATGACATTGAAAATGCGATTCGTGTACCACAGGCGCGTTTTACAAAGCCTTTAACGGTGAAGGTGGACGATAACCAATTACATATCACAGCTGATATTAAAGTGAAGTATGGTGCTAATGTAGCTGCTACTTGCGAGTTAGTACAAAATAAGATTTATGAAAACATCGTTTTCATGACAGGATTTAAGCCAGCAGATGTGACTGTAAATGTCATTGATTTTGAAATCTAG
- the infC gene encoding translation initiation factor IF-3 — translation MGKIKNNKNRRPESHDMVNDDIHFKEVLVIGPDGEQLGTMLRREALEKAYSMELDLMCVAPNAPVPVCKILDYGRYHFEDQKKQREAKKNQHVTEVKALRLSPVIDQHDFETKLKRSREWIEAGQKVRIDMRFRGRMITRQEVGRDVLNKFTEQISDIADVSKSAAMEGNTLSVVYSPKKGK, via the coding sequence TTGGGTAAAATTAAGAATAACAAAAATAGAAGACCAGAGTCCCACGACATGGTTAATGACGACATTCATTTCAAAGAAGTACTGGTAATTGGTCCTGATGGGGAACAGCTTGGCACAATGTTGCGCCGTGAAGCTTTAGAAAAAGCATACAGTATGGAACTTGATTTAATGTGTGTTGCGCCTAATGCGCCAGTACCGGTATGTAAGATTCTTGACTATGGCCGTTACCACTTCGAAGATCAAAAGAAGCAAAGGGAAGCTAAAAAGAATCAACATGTTACAGAAGTTAAGGCGTTACGTCTTTCTCCGGTTATTGATCAACACGATTTTGAAACAAAGTTAAAGCGTTCAAGAGAATGGATTGAAGCTGGACAAAAAGTTCGTATCGATATGCGCTTCCGTGGGCGTATGATTACAAGACAGGAAGTTGGTCGTGATGTTTTAAACAAGTTTACTGAGCAGATTTCAGATATAGCAGATGTAAGTAAATCCGCCGCTATGGAAGGCAATACATTATCTGTTGTATATTCACCAAAAAAAGGTAAGTAA
- the rpmI gene encoding 50S ribosomal protein L35: MKAKARKPKKIKMKTKKTFAKRSKLTATGKLKVQHNFVSHFAANKTHKQKMHLAKSTTAHSSDLKRTRQLLQG, translated from the coding sequence ATGAAAGCAAAAGCAAGAAAGCCAAAGAAGATCAAAATGAAAACAAAGAAGACCTTCGCTAAGCGTAGCAAGCTTACAGCAACAGGCAAGTTGAAGGTACAGCACAACTTCGTATCACACTTTGCAGCAAACAAGACACACAAGCAGAAGATGCATTTAGCTAAATCTACAACTGCACACAGTTCTGATTTAAAGCGTACTAGACAGTTGTTGCAAGGTTAA
- the rplT gene encoding 50S ribosomal protein L20 yields the protein MRVKGSTPTRNRRKKVLKLAKGYFGSKHLLYRTAHEQVMRSLRYAYIGRRQTKREMRKLWIARINAATRQYDLSYSQFMHGLKLAEINVNRKMLSEIAIHDEKGFEALVDAAKKALVK from the coding sequence ATGAGAGTAAAGGGATCAACACCTACACGTAATAGACGTAAAAAAGTATTAAAACTAGCTAAGGGTTACTTTGGAAGCAAACACTTACTTTACAGAACAGCCCATGAGCAAGTTATGCGTTCTCTTCGTTATGCATATATTGGAAGAAGACAGACAAAGCGTGAAATGCGCAAGCTTTGGATTGCTCGTATCAACGCAGCAACAAGACAGTATGATTTATCATATAGCCAGTTCATGCACGGTCTTAAGTTAGCAGAAATCAACGTTAACCGTAAGATGCTTTCTGAAATCGCCATTCATGATGAAAAGGGATTCGAAGCATTAGTTGACGCTGCTAAGAAGGCATTAGTTAAGTAA
- the gltX gene encoding glutamate--tRNA ligase — MAIRTRFAPSPTGYMHIGNLRTALYAYLVAKKDPEGVYILRIEDTDQGRLVEGATDIIYDTLKACGLKHDEGPDNGGDFGPYIQSERVRSGLYLKYAKELIQRGGAHYCFCDEELIAAQRELQEARGESFKFDDPCKLLTIEECEARIEAGEKFVIRQTIPEAGTTYFDDEVFGRITVENNTLDEQVLIKSDGFPTYNFANVIDDHLMGITDVVRGMEYLSSTPKYNLIYNAFDWDIPRYIHCPPVMKDEHSKLSKRNGDASFQDLVAKGYLPGAILNYIALLGWSPTEDREIFTLDELVQAFDVKHIGTSGAIFDPEKLKWVNGMWLRNMDLDSYEKLVTPYIDEAVKGSFNRRQIAAILQQRAQTLAEIPEMLTFFDNFPSYSNDLFINKKMKTDPTIALKSLQASYEALKNQEDWSEEALHTTLLALPAKLEMKNGQVLFPLRLAITGMQFTPGGAIEISSILGKEETLRRLELSIQQLQQ, encoded by the coding sequence ATGGCTATTAGAACAAGATTTGCACCAAGTCCTACCGGCTATATGCATATCGGTAATTTACGTACTGCATTATATGCATACTTAGTTGCGAAAAAAGATCCTGAAGGTGTTTATATCCTTCGTATCGAAGATACTGACCAGGGTCGTTTAGTAGAAGGTGCCACAGATATTATTTATGATACATTGAAGGCTTGTGGTCTAAAACATGATGAAGGACCAGATAATGGTGGTGACTTTGGACCATACATACAATCTGAACGTGTACGCAGCGGTCTATATCTCAAATATGCAAAGGAACTTATTCAACGTGGTGGAGCACACTATTGCTTCTGTGATGAAGAATTAATTGCGGCACAACGTGAACTACAGGAAGCACGTGGTGAATCCTTTAAGTTTGATGACCCATGTAAGTTATTAACTATTGAAGAATGTGAAGCAAGAATTGAAGCTGGCGAAAAGTTCGTTATTCGTCAAACAATCCCAGAAGCAGGAACTACATACTTTGATGACGAAGTATTTGGACGTATCACTGTTGAAAATAATACATTAGATGAACAGGTATTAATTAAGAGCGATGGCTTCCCTACTTATAACTTTGCAAACGTTATCGATGACCATCTAATGGGAATCACAGATGTCGTGCGTGGTATGGAGTATCTATCATCAACGCCAAAGTACAACTTAATCTATAATGCATTCGATTGGGATATCCCAAGATATATTCACTGTCCACCAGTTATGAAGGACGAACATTCCAAGCTATCTAAGCGTAATGGTGACGCATCCTTCCAGGATTTAGTGGCAAAGGGTTATTTGCCAGGTGCTATCTTAAACTACATTGCATTATTAGGTTGGTCCCCAACGGAGGATCGTGAAATCTTTACACTTGATGAATTAGTACAGGCATTTGATGTAAAGCATATCGGTACTTCTGGTGCAATCTTTGACCCCGAAAAACTCAAATGGGTGAATGGTATGTGGTTAAGAAATATGGACCTAGATTCCTATGAAAAGTTAGTAACGCCATATATTGACGAAGCTGTAAAAGGCAGCTTTAACCGTAGACAGATAGCAGCTATCTTACAACAACGTGCTCAAACATTAGCTGAAATTCCTGAGATGTTAACATTCTTTGATAACTTCCCTTCTTATTCTAATGATTTATTCATCAATAAGAAGATGAAGACAGATCCAACTATCGCTCTAAAGTCTTTACAGGCATCTTATGAAGCTTTAAAGAACCAAGAAGATTGGTCTGAGGAAGCCTTACATACAACATTACTTGCACTGCCTGCCAAGTTAGAAATGAAGAATGGACAAGTTCTATTCCCGTTGCGTCTAGCAATTACAGGTATGCAGTTTACACCGGGTGGTGCAATAGAAATCAGTTCTATCCTCGGCAAAGAAGAAACATTACGCCGTCTAGAATTATCGATTCAGCAACTCCAACAATAA
- a CDS encoding HD domain-containing protein, with amino-acid sequence MDELQSLYKQDYPAFIEPYLASKSMQRLKGVDMNCGLQFTSNTGFSSYGPYSRYEHSVGVACIIWRFTHDKKQTLAGLFHDISTRVFSHVIDFVKKDYLVQESTEDETRQIILQDSVIMNQLLCDGISVDEVSDYHLYPIADNDSPRLSSDRLEYTLGNLLNYRKHTIKEIEKYFNDLVVGISEYGSQEIMFQHPEIAEEFAFGALSCGIIYSCDFDRYGMEKLACILRKAFEETILTESDLYLTEIEVIKKLSESCLHDAWNEYTRLQDATKDFAGDLMVDAKKRYIDPYICKHGRVTTFSAAFQNAVNEFKNTDYHYLMKGIYRNG; translated from the coding sequence ATGGATGAATTACAAAGTTTATATAAACAAGACTATCCAGCGTTTATCGAACCATATCTTGCCTCAAAGTCCATGCAACGATTAAAAGGAGTAGATATGAACTGTGGATTACAGTTTACATCAAATACTGGATTTTCTAGTTATGGACCATATTCACGCTATGAACATAGTGTTGGTGTGGCGTGTATCATATGGCGTTTTACTCATGATAAAAAACAGACGTTGGCAGGTCTATTTCACGATATTTCAACGAGAGTATTTTCTCATGTGATTGATTTTGTTAAGAAAGATTATTTGGTACAGGAATCTACTGAAGATGAAACAAGGCAAATCATATTGCAAGATTCTGTAATTATGAATCAACTATTGTGTGATGGAATATCAGTAGATGAAGTTTCTGATTATCATTTATATCCAATCGCAGATAATGATTCACCAAGATTATCTTCAGACCGTTTAGAATATACACTTGGAAATTTGCTAAATTATCGCAAACATACAATCAAAGAAATAGAGAAATATTTTAATGATCTTGTGGTTGGCATTAGTGAATATGGTAGCCAGGAAATCATGTTTCAGCATCCTGAGATTGCGGAAGAGTTTGCGTTTGGTGCTCTATCGTGTGGCATAATATATTCTTGTGACTTTGATCGTTATGGAATGGAAAAACTTGCCTGCATTTTACGAAAGGCATTTGAAGAAACAATTCTTACAGAATCAGATTTATATCTAACAGAAATTGAAGTGATAAAAAAGTTATCAGAAAGTTGTTTACATGATGCTTGGAATGAATATACAAGACTTCAAGATGCTACGAAAGATTTTGCTGGTGATTTGATGGTGGATGCGAAAAAGAGATATATTGACCCATATATATGCAAGCATGGAAGAGTTACAACCTTCAGTGCTGCATTTCAAAATGCAGTAAATGAATTTAAGAATACAGATTATCATTATCTGATGAAAGGAATCTATCGAAATGGATAA
- the rdgB gene encoding RdgB/HAM1 family non-canonical purine NTP pyrophosphatase, whose amino-acid sequence MDKVIVVASKNAGKIKEFKEMLEPKGFEVKSLADFPDIGEIDETGTTFSANAIIKAQAITDKYNIMAISDDSGLEIDAFDKQPGVQSARWLGYDTPYSYKNQVVLDRMKDETNRSCRYVCAIAVTRPGKEPVVFEDTVECVIAKEPSGKNGFGYDPIVYYEPFGKTMAEMTNEEKNSISHRGKAVVRLETWMEHEGL is encoded by the coding sequence ATGGATAAAGTTATTGTAGTTGCTAGCAAGAATGCTGGTAAAATTAAAGAATTTAAAGAGATGTTAGAACCAAAGGGATTTGAAGTTAAGAGCTTAGCTGATTTCCCGGATATTGGAGAGATTGATGAAACTGGTACAACATTCTCTGCTAATGCTATTATCAAAGCCCAAGCGATTACAGATAAGTATAATATCATGGCAATTTCAGATGATTCTGGTTTAGAAATTGATGCATTTGATAAACAACCAGGTGTTCAAAGCGCACGTTGGTTAGGGTATGACACACCATATTCCTACAAGAATCAAGTGGTGTTAGATCGTATGAAGGATGAAACCAATCGTAGTTGTCGTTATGTTTGTGCAATCGCTGTTACAAGACCTGGTAAAGAACCGGTTGTATTTGAAGATACAGTGGAGTGCGTAATTGCCAAGGAACCTAGTGGAAAAAACGGCTTTGGCTATGATCCAATTGTGTACTATGAGCCATTTGGTAAAACAATGGCAGAGATGACAAATGAAGAAAAGAATAGTATTTCTCATCGTGGTAAGGCTGTTGTTCGTTTAGAAACGTGGATGGAACATGAAGGGTTATAA
- a CDS encoding TIGR01906 family membrane protein has protein sequence MKGYKFLSAIAGLALFLSLLLTSIDLLCFNRSFFRLQYSLNHTAESIGISEDGLMNATNALLDYMQDKRGDIKVIEKVNGSEREIFDERETLHMIDVKKLYLNAMTTRTILFVGSVILLTLLVLTHRNESYMILANAYRNGLLFLGSLLLFVGIYAIVDFNGFWMNFHYVFFDNDLFLLDPNISIMINMFPSNFFFAVVFGIILLFVSVIVLLKVLLVLFKRKIERRLV, from the coding sequence ATGAAGGGTTATAAGTTCTTATCTGCAATTGCAGGACTAGCATTATTTCTGTCCCTTTTATTAACATCCATTGACTTATTGTGCTTTAATCGTTCTTTCTTCCGCTTGCAATATTCTTTGAATCATACAGCGGAAAGCATTGGAATTTCTGAAGATGGACTCATGAATGCAACAAATGCTTTACTAGATTATATGCAAGATAAAAGGGGTGATATAAAAGTTATTGAAAAGGTAAATGGTAGCGAACGTGAGATCTTTGATGAACGTGAAACGCTACATATGATAGATGTTAAAAAATTGTATCTAAACGCAATGACCACAAGAACAATTCTATTTGTTGGAAGTGTAATATTATTAACATTGTTGGTGCTAACGCATCGAAATGAAAGTTATATGATACTAGCAAATGCGTATAGAAATGGTTTACTGTTTTTGGGGTCATTACTTCTGTTTGTGGGTATTTATGCAATCGTAGATTTTAATGGATTCTGGATGAATTTCCATTATGTTTTCTTTGATAATGATTTATTCTTATTAGATCCAAACATATCAATTATGATTAATATGTTTCCATCAAACTTCTTCTTTGCGGTTGTTTTTGGGATTATACTATTGTTTGTAAGCGTAATCGTTTTATTAAAAGTTTTACTCGTGTTATTTAAACGTAAAATTGAAAGAAGGTTAGTATGA
- a CDS encoding tRNA (cytidine(34)-2'-O)-methyltransferase — protein MINVVLYEPEIPQNTGNIMRTCMAMNCRLHLIEPMGFKITDKSLKRAGMDYVKELDYKIYPDWQTFYNMHEGSYYYITRYGEKTPSEFNYKEDEGKDIYLVFGKESTGIDKHILHDNYDRCVRIPMVAQARSLNLSNCVAICVYEVLDQLGFPELSHTEVIKGKDFLQQFE, from the coding sequence ATGATTAACGTTGTTTTGTATGAACCGGAGATTCCACAGAATACTGGTAATATTATGCGTACTTGTATGGCGATGAATTGTCGTTTGCATTTGATTGAGCCAATGGGTTTTAAGATTACAGACAAATCATTGAAACGTGCTGGTATGGATTATGTAAAGGAATTGGATTATAAAATCTATCCAGATTGGCAGACATTCTATAACATGCATGAAGGTTCTTATTATTACATTACGCGTTATGGAGAAAAGACACCTTCAGAATTTAACTATAAGGAAGATGAAGGGAAGGATATTTATCTAGTCTTTGGCAAAGAAAGTACTGGTATTGATAAGCATATACTCCATGATAACTATGATCGTTGTGTGCGTATTCCAATGGTTGCACAAGCACGTAGTTTAAATCTTTCTAACTGTGTTGCGATATGTGTCTATGAAGTTTTAGATCAGCTTGGATTCCCAGAGCTTTCACACACAGAGGTAATTAAAGGGAAGGATTTCTTACAACAATTTGAATAG
- a CDS encoding RidA family protein: protein MIQETISSNNAPVAVGPYSPAVRAGDFIYISGQLPIDPTTGQLVSDDIRIQTEQVLKNIESLLAEAGLNMSYVLKTTVFVKNMEEFAAMNEVYARFFQKPFPARSAVVVKDIAFNAKVEIEAFAMDTRALEVLCAEDGCHTCDDYCCETKLDIQ from the coding sequence ATGATTCAAGAAACGATTAGTTCAAACAATGCCCCTGTAGCGGTAGGACCATATTCACCCGCTGTTCGTGCAGGGGACTTTATATACATCTCTGGACAGTTACCAATTGATCCTACAACTGGTCAACTTGTTTCAGATGATATTCGTATTCAAACTGAACAAGTACTGAAAAATATTGAATCCTTATTAGCAGAGGCTGGTTTAAATATGTCTTATGTTTTAAAGACAACTGTATTTGTTAAGAATATGGAAGAGTTTGCGGCAATGAATGAAGTATATGCTCGTTTCTTTCAAAAGCCATTTCCAGCAAGAAGTGCTGTTGTGGTGAAAGATATCGCATTCAATGCCAAGGTGGAAATCGAAGCATTTGCGATGGATACCCGTGCACTTGAAGTCCTATGTGCAGAAGATGGTTGCCATACATGCGATGATTATTGTTGTGAAACAAAGTTAGATATTCAATAA
- a CDS encoding YitT family protein, translated as MSIHKLNMTFTKKDIQYILTIALSALVYAFGIESFVSSGNLFPGGFAGISRLVVMLVERHLGLAIPFGVIYWVMNFTVVLFIWNRIGHKFVLYSILWFSLSSLFSIVINVPIVTQDMLLIAVFGGLINGFAIGLALRSNASSGGTDFIAIDLSVRLKRPTWNYLLGLNAFVLVLAGLAFGWDKALYSIIFQYVSTQVVNTMHQRYKITRVQVITDHADKICEAVFSTVRHGITKIDVEGAFKHQPHTMLLITVNNYQLPEVISCIRKADEHAFMTFNAVEKIIGNYYQKPLE; from the coding sequence ATGTCTATTCATAAACTAAACATGACTTTCACAAAGAAAGATATTCAATACATTCTTACAATCGCATTATCCGCTCTTGTGTATGCGTTTGGAATTGAATCGTTCGTAAGTTCAGGTAATTTATTCCCTGGAGGGTTTGCTGGTATTTCTCGACTGGTTGTAATGTTAGTAGAGAGACATCTTGGTTTGGCAATTCCATTTGGTGTTATCTACTGGGTAATGAATTTTACGGTTGTGCTGTTTATCTGGAATCGTATTGGGCATAAGTTTGTTCTATATTCCATTCTTTGGTTCTCATTAAGTTCGTTATTTTCAATTGTTATCAATGTGCCTATCGTTACACAGGATATGTTGTTGATTGCTGTGTTTGGTGGTCTGATCAATGGATTTGCGATTGGACTTGCGCTTCGTTCGAATGCAAGCAGCGGCGGTACAGACTTTATCGCAATTGATTTATCAGTACGATTAAAAAGACCTACTTGGAATTATTTACTTGGCTTAAATGCATTCGTCTTAGTACTTGCAGGTTTAGCGTTTGGTTGGGATAAAGCTTTGTACTCGATTATCTTCCAATATGTTTCTACACAGGTAGTAAATACAATGCACCAACGTTATAAGATTACACGTGTTCAAGTCATTACTGATCATGCGGATAAAATATGTGAGGCTGTATTTAGTACAGTACGTCATGGTATTACAAAAATCGATGTTGAAGGTGCTTTCAAGCATCAACCGCATACAATGTTGTTGATCACTGTCAATAATTATCAGTTACCGGAAGTGATTAGTTGTATACGTAAAGCGGATGAACATGCATTCATGACCTTTAATGCGGTTGAAAAGATTATCGGTAATTACTATCAGAAACCTTTAGAGTGA
- the trpS gene encoding tryptophan--tRNA ligase, whose protein sequence is MKRMLSGIKPTGQLHLGNYIGALRHFVESQNEYEMFAFIANLHCITIPQNPQELQKNLKDCVALYLACGLDPNKATIFLQTDVKEHAQLGFIMCCHTYMGELNRMTQFKDKQAKGEKNLSGGLYTYPALMAADILLYSPDYVPVGEDQKQHVELTRDVAERMNNRYGQLFTVPEPLVAKVGARIMSLSDPTKKMSKSDETNKGCIYLLDDLKVARKKVMSAVTDSLGKVHYDPENQPGISNLMQILSSLSNERSFEDIEKEFKGKGYGDFKKAVADAVCAKLEEIQTRYNEIINSNLIETTLANGAKKASMIAAEKLNKVQKAIGMEIL, encoded by the coding sequence ATGAAAAGAATGTTAAGCGGTATTAAACCAACTGGACAATTGCACTTAGGAAACTATATTGGTGCCTTACGACACTTTGTGGAATCACAGAACGAATACGAAATGTTTGCATTTATCGCAAACTTACACTGTATTACGATTCCACAGAATCCACAAGAACTACAAAAGAATTTGAAGGATTGTGTAGCATTATATCTAGCTTGTGGACTTGACCCTAACAAAGCTACAATCTTCCTTCAAACAGACGTTAAGGAACATGCACAACTTGGGTTTATTATGTGTTGTCATACCTATATGGGTGAATTAAATCGTATGACACAGTTCAAGGATAAACAAGCTAAGGGTGAAAAGAACCTCTCTGGTGGTCTTTATACCTATCCTGCATTAATGGCTGCGGATATCTTACTCTATAGCCCTGACTATGTACCAGTTGGAGAAGATCAAAAACAGCACGTTGAATTAACACGCGATGTTGCGGAAAGAATGAACAATCGCTATGGACAACTTTTTACAGTTCCAGAACCACTAGTAGCTAAGGTTGGCGCAAGAATTATGTCCCTTAGTGATCCAACAAAGAAGATGTCTAAGTCAGATGAAACAAACAAAGGCTGTATCTATTTGTTAGATGATCTCAAAGTAGCTCGTAAGAAAGTCATGTCTGCCGTTACAGATAGTTTAGGTAAAGTACATTACGACCCAGAAAATCAGCCAGGTATCTCTAACTTAATGCAAATTTTATCCTCTCTATCAAACGAACGTTCTTTTGAAGATATTGAAAAGGAATTCAAAGGCAAGGGCTATGGTGATTTCAAGAAAGCAGTTGCGGATGCAGTATGTGCTAAACTCGAAGAAATTCAAACACGTTACAATGAAATTATCAACAGTAACTTAATCGAAACAACATTAGCAAACGGCGCCAAGAAAGCAAGCATGATTGCGGCTGAAAAACTTAACAAAGTTCAGAAAGCCATTGGCATGGAAATTCTTTAA